From one Dermacentor silvarum isolate Dsil-2018 chromosome 3, BIME_Dsil_1.4, whole genome shotgun sequence genomic stretch:
- the LOC119445116 gene encoding ubiquitin-conjugating enzyme E2 Z — translation MAQPIVNHWDVVKNEQPTPQCLQRVQRDLVEFHADPPPGVFVFPEENDMSILHAIVVGPWGTPLEGGLFRLQLKCPPDYPMRPPRVRFLTGAGKVVFNWHIFGEYICLSLLGTAPDGPSWSSALSIGSLLVSIQSFLADGAMESMRHNSIKVAVCETLEDCLQETSEPPMPPALTKKTLKYFADNYANYENAVKAQISSWGILSWIFGVASGGYEPLLKRLRDIKKRIDEKNATATGEQNEE, via the coding sequence ATGGCTCAGCCAATTGTAAATCACTGGGACGTCGTTAAGAACGAGCAGCCGACGCCGCAGTGCCTGCAGAGGGTGCAGCGGGACCTGGTGGAGTTCCACGCCGACCCTCCGCCGGGAGTGTTCGTCTTCCCGGAAGAGAACGACATGAGCATACTGCACGCCATCGTCGTGGGTCCCTGGGGCACGCCTCTCGAAGGTGGCCTCTTCCGCCTGCAGTTGAAGTGCCCGCCCGACTACCCGATGCGGCCGCCTCGCGTTCGCTTCTTGACCGGCGCAGGCAAGGTGGTGTTCAACTGGCACATCTTCGGCGAGTACATCTGCCTCAGCCTACTCGGCACGGCTCCTGACGGACCGAGTTGGAGCTCGGCGCTGAGCATCGGCAGCCTGCTGGTATCAATACAGTCCTTCCTGGCCGACGGCGCTATGGAAAGCATGCGCCACAACAGCATCAAGGTCGCCGTGTGCGAGACGCTCGAAGACTGTCTGCAGGAAACATCCGAGCCTCCGATGCCGCCGGCTCTCACGAAGAAGACCCTCAAGTACTTCGCCGACAACTACGCCAACTACGAGAACGCggtcaaggcacagatcagttcCTGGGGAATACTTTCGTGGATTTTTGGTGTGGCGTCCGGCGgttacgaaccgctgctgaagcgaCTTCGCGACATCAAGAAGAGGATCGACGAAAAGAACGCGACGGCCACTGGCGAACAAAATGAGGAGTGA